The Salmo trutta chromosome 6, fSalTru1.1, whole genome shotgun sequence genome has a window encoding:
- the LOC115196156 gene encoding zinc finger protein 271 translates to MAELEDAGLPQPMQETRDEEEPGNSKAEEMDTSEDLQDDNLMEREHFHSSNNEQQDGHLVVRRNVILERTKFNQRQQEAGETADDFITALHCLSEHCGYGALLSEMIRDRLVMGLRDRRLSKQLQTDPEITLDEAVTRIRQIKLVEKQQDLPENNFKAASSAANVDCVLSHSKQQCPANTQCQSEKNQNSERPQPQTTQENGEEPQDTGGTDEWIEGFSPGGEKPHYCSDCSKSFRKVRDLIRHQRTHTGEKPHHCPDCEQSFARLDRLKSHQLTHTGVKAHQCPDCDKSYSQSYHLKRHHQRKHMKGKYFHCNHCEELFSRPKDLKTHMHVHAGEKAYLQQETHTGKKPYHCSEINQCSDCGKSFRQVGDLKRHQRTHTGEKPYHCPDCDRGFGRLDRLKSHQLTHTGVKAHQCPDCDKSYSQSYHLKRHHQRKHMKGKYFHCNLCEELFSKPEDLKTHMYVHAGENAYHPQDTQAEKKPYHCSRCDKRFPDMAKLRSHLPVHTGDLALHCSDCGKCFLNKAKFERHQRTHTGSVLYLCTDCGEGFTNMQQLERHQRMHTGEKPYHCTDCGKSFALEKTFKCHKQAHKFKLSGERAAYPCSECGNTFSRSCDVMTHVRRVHNKERPFQCSCCGKRFFQKNSLTIHMRSHTGEKPYHCSDCGQSFSQINDRKRHQKRQHSGEETTSILQSGRQSHRDTQ, encoded by the coding sequence GCAGAGGAGATGGACACCTCAGAAGACCTGCAAGATGACAACCTGATGGAGCGGGAACACTTCCACAGTTCTAATAATGAGCAGCAAGATGGACATTTGGTAGTTAGGAGGAATGTAATATTAGAACGAACAAAATTCAACCAAAGACAACAAGAAGCAGGAGAGACAGCTGATGATTTTATCACTGCACTTCATTGTTTGTCAGAACATTGTGGTTATGGAGCTCTGCTCAGTGAGATGATAAGAGACAGACTAGTCATGGGCTTACGTGACAGAAGACTGTCCAAGCAATTACAAACGGACCCAGAAATAACACTGGATGAAGCTGTCACACGCATTCGTCAAATTAAACTTGTGGAAAAGCAACAGGACCTGCCAGAGAATAACTTCAAAGCTGCCAGCAGTGCGGCAAATGTAGACTGTGTGCTTTCACATAGCAAACAGCAATGCCCAGCCAATACCCAATGCCAATCAGAGAAGAATCAAAACTCAGAAAgaccacaaccccaaacaacgCAGGAGAATGGAGAGGAGCCCCAAGATACTGGTGGCACTGATGAGTGGATTGAGGGTTTCAGTCCTGGAGGCGAGAAGCCTCACTACTGCTCCGACTGCAGTAAGAGCTTTAGAAAAGTAAGGGATCTTATAAGACACCAgcgaacacatacaggagagaagcctcaccACTGCCCTGATTGTGAACAAAGTTTTGCTCGATTAGATCGTCTTAAGTCACACCAACTAACACATACAGGAGTGAAGGCTCACCAATGCCCTGATTGTGACAAAAGTTATTCTCAATCGTATCATTTGAAAAGACACCACCAGCGAAAGCATATGAAAGGGAAATACTTCCACTGCAATCATTGTGAGGAACTTTTCTCCAGACCTAAAGATCTAAAAACGCACATGCATGTACATGCTGGAGAAAAGGCATACCTTCAACAAGAAACTCATACAGGtaagaagccttaccactgctccgaAATAAACCAGTGCTCcgactgtgggaagagctttCGACAAGTGGGGGATCTTAAAAGACACCAACGAACCcatactggagagaagccttaccactgcccTGATTGCGACAGAGGTTTTGGCCGATTAGATCGTCTTAAGTCACACCAGCTAACACATACAGGAGTGAAGGCTCACCAATGCCCTGACTGTGACAAAAGTTATTCTCAATCGTATCATTTGAAAAGACACCACCAGCGGAAGCATATGAAAGGGAAATACTTCCACTGCAATCTTTGTGAGGAACTTTTCTCCAAACCAGAAGATCTAAAAACACACATGTATGTACATGCTGGAGAAAATGCATACCATCCACAAGACACTCAGGCAGAAAAGAAACCTTACCACTGTTCAAGGTGTGATAAAAGATTTCCTGACATGGCAAAACTAAGATCACACCTTCCAGTACATACTGGAGACCTGGCACTCCACTGTTCTGACTGTGGAAAGTGTTTCTTAAACAAGGCAAAGTTTGAAAGACAtcaaagaacacacactggaagtGTACTATACCTTTGCACTGACTGTGGGGAGGGTTTTACAAATATGCAACAGTTAGAAAGGCACCAGCGaatgcacactggagagaaaccatacCACTGcactgattgtgggaagagttttgctcttGAAAAAACATTTAAGTGTCACAAGCAAGCACACAAGTTCAAACTCTCTGGTGAAAGAGCAGCCTATCCTTGCTCGGAATGTGGAAATACTTTTTCTCGTTCATGTGACGTGATGACTCATGTGAGAAGGGTTCATAATAAAGAGAGACCTTTCCAGTGCTCCTGCTGTGGAAAAAGATTTTTCCAAAAGAACTCTCTTACAATACACATGAGAagtcacactggagagaaaccgtacCACTGCTCAGACTGTGGACAAAGCTTCTCCCAAATTAACGACAGAAAACGGCATCAGAAGAGGCAACACTCTGGAGAGGAGACAACCTCTATTCTACAGTCTGGAAGGCAAAGTCACAGAGACACTCAATAA